GAATGGGCAGATGCGATCATCTTTAGCGTACCGACTCGTTTTGGCAACGTACCAGCACAAATGAAGCAGTTTTTAGACACTACTGGCGGCCTTTGGTTTAACGGAAAACTTGCCAACAAAGCAGTAAGTGCAATGTCTTCAGCAAGTAACGCGCATGGTGGTCAAGAAGCAACGATTCTTGCTTTATACCAAACGATGCACCATTGGGGTTCAATCATTGCATCACCAGGATATACAGACCCTGTCCAATTTGAAGTTGGCGGAAACCCGTATGGCGTGAGTGTCACAGTTGACCAAGATGGGAATATGGTTGAAGATGTGAAAAAAGGTGTATTATATCAAGCAAAACGTACAGTTCAAGTAGGAGAATGGATTAAAAAAGGAAATCAATAATAATCATAGGAGCTAATCGGAGTTTCCGGTTAGCTCTTTAAAAAAATTGATGGATACACTCTAGAAAGTGGGGAAATGGCATGAATGCAATAAAAGGTTTACACCACGTAACAGCGATAACAAGCAGTGCGGAGAAAAACTATGAATTTTTCACGTATGTGTTAGGGATGCGTTTAGTAAAAAAAACAGTGAACCAAGATGACATTCAGACGTATCACTTATTTTTTGCAGATGACACGGGAAGTCCTGGAACGGATATGACGTTCTTCGATTTTCCTGGTATCCCGAAAGGCTCTCATGGGACAAATGAAATTTATAAAGCGTCCTTTCGTGTACCAAGTGATGCTGCATTAGATTATTGGGTGAAACGGTTTGATCGGCAAGGTGTTAAACATACAGGAATTAAAGAGCAGTTTGGTAAAAAAACGTTATCATTTGTTGACTTTGACGATCAACAATACCAACTCGTTTCAGATGAAAACGATAATGGTGTTGCTGCTGGAACGCCTTGGCAAGATGGGCCAATTCCATTAGAGTATGCGATTACTGGTTTAGGGCCACTTTATATTCGAGTTGCGGAATTTGATTTTTTCAAGGAAGTACTCGAAAAAGCTTTCTTGTTTAAAGAAATTGACGAGGAAGGATCGTTTCACTTATTTGAGGTAGGTGAAGGTGGAAATGGGGCGCAAGTTGTTGTTGAACCTAACAAAGTACTTCCGACGGCTCGCCAAGGCTTTGGAACGGTGCATCATGCTGCATTTCGAGTCGAAGATCGTGACGCACTAGAATCATGGATTGATCGTTTAGGCCAAATTGGTTTCCAAACATCTGGCTATGTTGACCGTTTCTTCTTTAAGTCGATGTACACTCGAGTCGCACCACAAATTTTGTTTGAGTTAGCAACAGACGGACCTGGATTTATGGACGATGAGCCTTATGAAACACTTGGGGAGAAGTTGTCTTTACCGCCATTTTTGGAATCAAAACGTGATCAAATTGAAAAAGCGGTTCGTCCGATTGATACAGTCAGAAGTAAGAAAAAGTTTGAGAAGGAGTACTAAACGAACGAAGTGAAGGCCTCTTAAAGCAGCAGAGCTTTAGGAGGTTTTTTGTTGATTTTGTTAAGGCTTCATTTTATAATACCATTAATAAGAACGTACGTTTGTGTATGGGGGGAGGGACGCCGATGACGGTAGATCATGATCGCTTGTTTAAAGAGTTGTTAACGACCTATTTTGAAGAGTTTATGTTGTTGTTTTTCCCAGAGGTTTACGAAGAAATTGATTTCAGTGAGTTAAACTTTTTGTCTGAAGAATTGTACACAGATGTTACCGCCGGTGAAAAATATCGAGTTGACCTTTTAGCCGAAACAAAGTTGAAAGGTGAAGATAGCTTAATTATCATCCACTTAGAACCTCAAAGTTATGCGCAAGACTCCTTCAATGAACGAATGTTCCTTTACTTTTCAAGACTGTATGAGAAATACCGACGAAAGATAGTACCGATTGCCATATTCAGCTACGACACAATCCGCAATGAGCCAAACATCTTTGAAATATC
The Bacillus shivajii DNA segment above includes these coding regions:
- the wrbA gene encoding NAD(P)H:quinone oxidoreductase, with the protein product MSNINLAVIYYSSTGTNYKMAKWAEEGGKAAGANVKLVKVPELAPQEAIESNPAWKAHLEETKDVPEATLDDLEWADAIIFSVPTRFGNVPAQMKQFLDTTGGLWFNGKLANKAVSAMSSASNAHGGQEATILALYQTMHHWGSIIASPGYTDPVQFEVGGNPYGVSVTVDQDGNMVEDVKKGVLYQAKRTVQVGEWIKKGNQ
- a CDS encoding ring-cleaving dioxygenase; amino-acid sequence: MNAIKGLHHVTAITSSAEKNYEFFTYVLGMRLVKKTVNQDDIQTYHLFFADDTGSPGTDMTFFDFPGIPKGSHGTNEIYKASFRVPSDAALDYWVKRFDRQGVKHTGIKEQFGKKTLSFVDFDDQQYQLVSDENDNGVAAGTPWQDGPIPLEYAITGLGPLYIRVAEFDFFKEVLEKAFLFKEIDEEGSFHLFEVGEGGNGAQVVVEPNKVLPTARQGFGTVHHAAFRVEDRDALESWIDRLGQIGFQTSGYVDRFFFKSMYTRVAPQILFELATDGPGFMDDEPYETLGEKLSLPPFLESKRDQIEKAVRPIDTVRSKKKFEKEY